A single window of Tautonia marina DNA harbors:
- a CDS encoding homoserine dehydrogenase, whose protein sequence is MQPVAIGLLGLGTVGAEVARRIDDQQGAFSRRVGRAVVVRKVAVRDPQKSRNVPILPDRYVTDPIQVATDPETSVVIELMGGIEPARTAVLSALEAGKDVVTANKALLAEHGAEIFAAARRAGRSVAFEGAVGGGIPIINAIGVGLAANRFSALAAILNGTCNFILSSMARSGLSYNEALRQAQELGYAEADPTLDVDGTDTSHKLAILAQLAFGASVTTDMIPRQGIDTLQSSDIQYAAELGYTVKLLAVARDHGDAGLELRVAPRLVRRGSPLAEVSGPDNAIRTLGDPVGSSLMSGPGAGAGPTASAVLADLIDVVIGRAALTARSLDLWPADAPAPRLCSPRDVRGRSYLRFMIADRPGVLGTIAQILGQHGVSIASVIQHDPGEDDHPDAPVPLVIMTHPASEADLVAALQSIDLLPIVTPPSVRLGVED, encoded by the coding sequence ATGCAACCGGTCGCCATCGGCCTGCTGGGCCTGGGAACCGTCGGGGCGGAGGTGGCCCGGAGGATCGACGATCAGCAAGGCGCCTTCTCCCGCAGAGTCGGCCGAGCGGTCGTCGTCCGCAAGGTCGCGGTTCGAGATCCTCAGAAATCCCGAAACGTCCCGATTCTGCCGGATCGCTACGTCACCGATCCCATCCAGGTTGCCACCGATCCGGAGACCTCCGTCGTCATCGAGCTGATGGGCGGGATCGAGCCGGCGAGGACCGCAGTTCTTTCCGCGCTGGAAGCCGGCAAGGATGTGGTCACGGCCAACAAGGCCCTGCTGGCCGAGCATGGTGCCGAGATTTTCGCCGCGGCCCGCCGGGCCGGTCGCTCGGTGGCCTTCGAGGGAGCCGTGGGCGGCGGGATTCCAATCATCAACGCCATCGGAGTCGGGCTGGCGGCGAACCGATTCTCAGCCCTGGCGGCCATCCTGAACGGCACGTGCAACTTCATCCTGTCGAGCATGGCCAGGTCGGGACTCTCGTACAACGAGGCCCTTCGCCAGGCCCAGGAACTCGGCTACGCCGAGGCCGATCCAACCCTCGACGTGGATGGCACCGACACCAGCCACAAGCTGGCCATTCTCGCTCAACTTGCGTTTGGCGCCTCGGTGACGACCGACATGATCCCTCGACAGGGGATCGACACCTTGCAATCGTCCGACATCCAGTACGCCGCCGAACTGGGATACACCGTCAAACTCCTGGCCGTGGCCCGCGATCACGGAGACGCCGGCCTTGAGCTTCGCGTTGCCCCTCGGCTTGTTCGCCGGGGATCTCCACTGGCCGAAGTCTCCGGGCCCGACAACGCGATCCGGACTCTCGGCGATCCTGTCGGGTCGAGCCTGATGTCTGGCCCCGGAGCGGGAGCCGGGCCGACGGCCTCGGCGGTCCTGGCCGATCTGATCGACGTCGTCATCGGCCGGGCCGCCCTGACGGCCCGATCGCTCGATCTCTGGCCGGCCGACGCCCCCGCTCCCCGGCTTTGCTCTCCCCGAGATGTCCGAGGCCGCTCGTACCTTCGGTTCATGATTGCCGACCGTCCCGGCGTGCTCGGCACCATTGCCCAGATCCTCGGGCAGCATGGTGTCAGTATTGCCAGTGTCATTCAGCACGATCCGGGCGAGGACGATCACCCCGACGCCCCCGTTCCCCTGGTCATCATGACCCATCCCGCCTCCGAGGCCGACCTGGTCGCCGCCCTCCAGTCCATCGACCTTCTGCCCATCGTCACCCCCCCGAGTGTCCGGCTGGGAGTCGAGGATTGA
- a CDS encoding 3-keto-disaccharide hydrolase → MRFHSSLCAAMAAIAIVASPALSADDEGWTWLFKDGNLDHWIVPEGDGGHWKVIEVDGGPVIDYDARSEAEGVKDLVSKESYGDFVLELEWKITDTPNINPNVRYVLPDGTHARDIKGEEMALALPDSDSGVFLRGSSKCQVNIWCWPIGSGEVYGYRMDRSMPAEVRAGVTPKTQADKPVGEWNAFQITMKGDRLTVVLNDVTVLDEAQLPGAPEEGPLSLQHHGGYRDGKYTGSPSLVQFRNIRIKSLD, encoded by the coding sequence ATGAGATTCCACTCCTCGCTGTGCGCCGCAATGGCTGCCATCGCGATCGTTGCCAGCCCTGCCCTCTCTGCCGATGACGAAGGCTGGACCTGGTTGTTCAAGGACGGCAACCTCGACCACTGGATCGTCCCCGAGGGGGACGGCGGCCACTGGAAGGTCATCGAGGTCGATGGCGGACCGGTCATTGACTACGACGCCCGCAGCGAGGCCGAGGGGGTCAAGGACCTCGTCTCCAAGGAATCCTATGGCGACTTCGTGCTGGAACTGGAGTGGAAGATCACCGACACCCCGAACATTAATCCGAACGTCCGCTACGTCCTGCCGGACGGCACCCACGCCCGCGACATCAAGGGCGAGGAAATGGCCCTCGCGCTGCCTGATTCCGACTCGGGTGTCTTCCTCCGCGGGTCGAGCAAGTGCCAGGTCAACATCTGGTGCTGGCCGATCGGTTCGGGAGAGGTTTACGGTTACCGGATGGATCGCTCCATGCCCGCCGAGGTCCGCGCCGGTGTCACGCCGAAGACGCAGGCCGACAAACCCGTCGGCGAATGGAACGCCTTCCAGATCACCATGAAGGGGGACCGCTTGACCGTCGTCCTCAATGACGTCACCGTGCTGGACGAGGCCCAGTTGCCCGGCGCTCCTGAGGAAGGGCCGCTCTCGCTGCAGCACCACGGCGGCTATCGCGACGGCAAGTACACCGGATCGCCGAGCCTCGTCCAGTTCCGAAACATCCGGATCAAGTCGCTCGACTAA
- a CDS encoding CCA tRNA nucleotidyltransferase, with amino-acid sequence MGEETQPRPLPTVQERRRAFAVQVVRGLREAGHQALWAGGCVRDLLIGLTPSDYDVATDAPPERVMQIFRRTVPVGVSFGVVKVIGPRGAGEVEVATFRSDGAYIDGRRPESVVFSSPEEDASRRDFTINGMFFDPISGEVIDYIGGKHDLDSGLLRAIGNPASRFAEDKLRLVRAVRFAARFGLRIEPATEAALVAMAPEVTVVAAERIAQELRRMLVHPSRSAAMRLLMDFGLAAVIVPELLSLVGVPAHVAARPEHDLWEQTLAVLDGLPHDPSIGLALAALFHEIDRATTGYGAVEALNRVADRLKLANVERDAASWLLAHHETLNAPRSIPVSRLKRLLAEPGIGELLVMHRAVAEAAELPIDHVAFCEDYLRVEPDGPIRPAPWIDGNDLKRLGLRPGPVFKQWIDRAYDAQLEGTVTNPEEAVAWLSRQIEAEGSAST; translated from the coding sequence ATGGGAGAGGAGACGCAACCCCGGCCCTTGCCGACGGTTCAGGAGCGCAGGCGAGCGTTCGCGGTCCAGGTCGTCCGAGGGCTCCGGGAGGCGGGGCATCAGGCCCTCTGGGCCGGCGGTTGCGTGAGGGATCTGCTGATCGGGCTGACCCCCAGTGACTACGACGTGGCGACCGACGCCCCTCCTGAGCGGGTGATGCAGATCTTCCGCCGAACGGTGCCGGTTGGGGTCAGCTTCGGAGTGGTCAAGGTGATCGGACCAAGGGGGGCAGGGGAGGTCGAGGTGGCGACCTTCCGGAGCGACGGAGCCTACATCGACGGCCGACGCCCCGAATCAGTCGTCTTCAGCAGTCCCGAGGAGGACGCCTCTCGCCGAGACTTCACGATCAACGGCATGTTTTTCGACCCGATCTCGGGAGAGGTGATCGACTACATCGGCGGCAAGCACGATCTGGATAGCGGACTCTTGCGAGCGATCGGGAATCCAGCCTCGCGGTTCGCCGAGGACAAGCTTCGCCTGGTCCGAGCGGTTCGGTTTGCGGCGCGGTTCGGGCTCCGAATCGAGCCGGCCACCGAGGCGGCGTTGGTGGCAATGGCTCCAGAAGTCACCGTGGTGGCCGCCGAGCGCATTGCCCAGGAATTGCGGCGAATGCTTGTTCACCCGAGTCGCTCGGCCGCCATGCGTCTGCTGATGGATTTTGGCCTCGCGGCTGTGATCGTGCCGGAGTTGCTGTCCCTGGTCGGAGTCCCGGCGCATGTGGCGGCCCGGCCCGAGCACGATCTCTGGGAACAGACGTTGGCCGTACTCGATGGTCTGCCGCACGATCCCTCGATCGGCCTCGCTCTGGCTGCCTTGTTTCACGAGATCGACCGGGCAACCACGGGTTACGGAGCGGTCGAGGCCCTGAATCGGGTGGCCGATCGCTTGAAGCTGGCAAACGTCGAGCGGGACGCCGCTTCGTGGCTCTTAGCCCATCACGAAACCCTGAACGCACCGCGATCGATTCCGGTGTCTCGCCTGAAGCGATTGCTGGCCGAGCCGGGCATCGGCGAATTGCTCGTGATGCATCGGGCGGTGGCCGAGGCGGCCGAGCTGCCCATCGACCACGTGGCGTTTTGCGAAGACTACCTGAGGGTCGAGCCGGACGGGCCGATTCGGCCGGCCCCCTGGATTGACGGCAATGATCTGAAACGCCTGGGATTGCGTCCCGGTCCCGTGTTCAAGCAGTGGATCGATCGAGCCTACGATGCCCAGCTGGAAGGGACGGTGACGAATCCGGAGGAGGCGGTCGCCTGGTTGAGTCGGCAAATCGAGGCCGAAGGGTCGGCTTCGACCTGA
- a CDS encoding peptidase MA family metallohydrolase, which produces MHRLFAPTAALMAAALLSLSAALCHARTADPPADLQAGREALSRGDGPAAVALLESALLAVSSAERPAVLDDLRRAYERAAAQAEAAGDTRHARLYRENLLILNRPKRPADPAVSRTSNEAGTPPDPDEPPAESPSPAPQPEDSLPPPESPGLSPVQEPTAGVLETDPPKSDSTADGEPQPPVSMNEADTTQTSPQEQTAPIAQPPAADSSPAPLSAPPQGQTLAEVLRSADAAFRSQKYEDAGRIYALLAQRGQLPESHKAVWAYCRFVAVARRINAQPSTPAEWSAIHAEIREVRALAPEIWFSEYLRRLATERSAAVGAKPSAFIVRGQSESGETVRSTASWQVLETENFRIYHVDPSLANQLARRVEDARSDLYRYWTASSSASSWSPRCDLYLYPNAATFERMTAQPADSPGFSTLDLSRGRVVSRRIHLRADADRLLDAVAPHEVSHVVLADLFPGQQIPRWADEGMAVIAEPIDAQVARLADLEASLASGRVFRTGAMMSASGPKPRDWDLFMAQSASLTRYLIQLDSPARFLSFLRASQRLGTENALKTVYGFQSAEDLHTRWLSHARRKSATTPDELIAVRPDATPRAR; this is translated from the coding sequence ATGCATCGGCTTTTCGCCCCGACCGCCGCCCTGATGGCCGCGGCCCTGCTGTCGCTGTCCGCCGCGCTTTGCCATGCCCGAACGGCCGATCCGCCCGCCGACCTCCAGGCCGGTCGCGAGGCACTCAGCCGAGGCGATGGTCCGGCGGCCGTCGCCCTGCTCGAATCGGCCTTGCTAGCCGTCTCCTCGGCCGAACGCCCGGCCGTTCTTGACGACCTGAGACGGGCGTATGAACGTGCCGCCGCGCAAGCAGAGGCCGCGGGAGACACACGCCACGCCCGGCTCTATCGTGAGAATCTCCTGATCTTGAATCGGCCGAAACGGCCTGCTGACCCTGCCGTCTCCAGGACCTCGAACGAGGCCGGAACGCCTCCCGATCCGGACGAGCCCCCCGCGGAATCGCCCTCCCCTGCTCCGCAACCGGAAGACTCTCTGCCACCCCCCGAATCACCGGGGCTGTCCCCAGTTCAGGAACCAACCGCCGGGGTTCTGGAAACCGATCCTCCAAAATCCGACTCGACGGCGGATGGAGAGCCTCAGCCCCCGGTCTCAATGAATGAGGCGGACACGACCCAGACTTCTCCTCAAGAGCAGACCGCTCCGATCGCGCAACCTCCGGCGGCCGACTCGTCCCCCGCTCCACTCTCGGCCCCCCCTCAGGGCCAGACCCTGGCCGAGGTGCTGCGATCGGCCGACGCGGCCTTCCGCTCCCAGAAGTACGAGGACGCGGGCCGGATCTATGCCCTGCTCGCTCAGCGAGGGCAGTTGCCCGAATCGCACAAGGCGGTCTGGGCCTACTGCCGATTCGTCGCTGTTGCTCGACGAATCAATGCCCAGCCCAGCACTCCGGCCGAATGGTCCGCCATTCACGCCGAGATCCGCGAGGTCCGCGCCCTGGCCCCCGAAATCTGGTTCAGTGAGTACCTTCGTCGCCTGGCCACCGAACGTTCTGCAGCCGTCGGGGCCAAGCCAAGCGCGTTTATTGTTCGGGGGCAGTCCGAGTCCGGCGAGACGGTCAGGAGCACCGCATCGTGGCAGGTCCTCGAAACCGAGAATTTCCGGATCTATCACGTCGATCCCTCCCTGGCGAATCAACTGGCTCGCCGGGTCGAGGACGCCCGGAGCGATCTCTATCGTTACTGGACCGCCTCGTCATCAGCGTCTTCCTGGTCCCCTCGCTGTGACCTGTACCTCTACCCCAACGCCGCGACGTTCGAACGGATGACCGCTCAGCCCGCCGATTCTCCGGGCTTCTCGACCCTCGACCTGAGCCGGGGACGTGTGGTTTCGCGTCGCATCCATCTGCGGGCCGATGCCGACCGCCTGCTCGACGCGGTCGCACCGCACGAGGTCTCTCACGTCGTGCTCGCCGATCTCTTTCCAGGCCAGCAGATCCCCCGCTGGGCGGATGAGGGGATGGCCGTCATCGCCGAGCCGATCGACGCCCAGGTGGCCCGACTGGCCGATCTCGAAGCATCTCTCGCCTCCGGCCGCGTCTTCCGCACCGGAGCCATGATGAGTGCATCGGGGCCGAAGCCGCGCGACTGGGACCTGTTCATGGCCCAGAGTGCCTCGCTGACGCGATACCTGATCCAGCTTGACTCACCCGCTCGATTTCTCAGCTTCCTCCGAGCGTCACAGCGCCTCGGAACCGAAAACGCGCTGAAAACCGTCTATGGATTCCAGAGTGCCGAGGACCTCCATACCCGATGGCTCTCCCACGCCCGACGGAAATCGGCGACCACCCCCGATGAACTGATCGCCGTCCGCCCCGACGCGACACCCCGCGCCCGATAG
- a CDS encoding RsmD family RNA methyltransferase, which yields MRIIAGIRRGHTIQGPNDSKGTRPTSDLVRESIFNILGTEVEDRPVIDLFAGTGALGLEALSRGAVSAVFVEKRPQNAAVVRKNLAALRFEGLGEVVVANAYAWVNQFEPSSEDGPFVVFLDPPYREYDQSEKKLRTLIQTLVDRLPIGSTIVAEAGRALGPEFLPDPDAWDLRRYGDTHVAIRTLDQPAQEL from the coding sequence ATGCGTATCATCGCCGGTATCCGGCGCGGGCATACGATCCAGGGGCCGAATGATTCGAAAGGGACGAGGCCGACGAGTGACCTTGTCCGCGAGTCGATTTTCAACATTCTCGGCACCGAGGTCGAGGATCGGCCCGTGATCGACTTGTTCGCCGGGACGGGCGCTCTTGGGCTCGAAGCACTGAGTCGGGGAGCCGTCTCGGCGGTCTTCGTCGAGAAACGGCCGCAGAATGCCGCCGTCGTTCGAAAGAATCTCGCGGCCTTGCGATTCGAAGGGCTCGGTGAGGTGGTGGTCGCAAATGCGTACGCGTGGGTCAACCAGTTCGAGCCGTCGAGCGAAGACGGCCCGTTCGTCGTTTTTCTCGACCCGCCGTACCGAGAGTACGACCAGAGCGAGAAGAAGCTTCGCACCTTGATTCAGACGCTCGTCGATCGCTTGCCAATCGGCTCGACCATCGTGGCCGAGGCGGGTCGGGCGCTCGGCCCGGAGTTTCTCCCGGACCCGGACGCCTGGGACCTTCGCCGCTACGGAGACACGCACGTGGCGATCCGGACGCTCGACCAGCCTGCGCAGGAGCTTTGA
- a CDS encoding inositol monophosphatase family protein, with protein MTAPDAMTDVKNHPDLALALALADAATETILPYFRRCAVEWKPDGTEVTAADRAAEQRIRELLSRERPDDGVLGEEFGEHPARNGSNRRWVIDPIDGTAAFALGLPMFGTLVALVEGDDPVIGVIHQPATGETTFAAKGSGCWWRPSPNESPEPVRVASPVRLSEAYASTTGPHSSDIQASDGQIPFRLTHLIRSARRFRFVGDCIQHALVCRGRLHIAWDSLMSPWDIAALVPCVEEAGGVISGLDGERDQILSRRSLLSTCDRNLHDEVLRVLAPDQKR; from the coding sequence ATGACCGCTCCTGATGCGATGACCGACGTCAAGAACCACCCCGACCTGGCCCTGGCGCTGGCCCTGGCCGATGCGGCGACCGAGACGATTCTGCCCTACTTCCGTCGCTGCGCGGTCGAGTGGAAGCCGGATGGGACGGAAGTGACGGCGGCCGACCGGGCAGCCGAGCAACGCATTCGCGAACTCTTGAGCCGGGAACGGCCCGACGACGGTGTGCTTGGCGAGGAGTTCGGCGAGCATCCCGCGCGGAACGGAAGCAATCGCCGATGGGTCATCGACCCGATCGACGGAACGGCGGCCTTTGCCCTGGGCTTGCCGATGTTCGGCACCCTGGTCGCCCTGGTTGAAGGGGACGACCCGGTAATCGGTGTGATCCACCAACCGGCCACCGGCGAAACGACCTTCGCCGCCAAGGGGTCTGGTTGCTGGTGGCGTCCGTCACCCAACGAGTCGCCGGAACCCGTTCGGGTGGCGTCTCCTGTGCGACTTAGTGAGGCCTATGCCTCCACGACCGGCCCTCATTCGAGTGACATTCAGGCATCCGACGGACAAATTCCGTTTCGATTGACGCACCTGATCCGCTCGGCCCGGCGGTTCCGGTTCGTGGGAGATTGTATCCAGCATGCCCTGGTCTGTCGGGGAAGACTCCACATTGCCTGGGATTCGTTGATGAGTCCGTGGGATATCGCGGCCCTGGTGCCGTGTGTCGAGGAGGCCGGTGGGGTGATCTCGGGACTCGATGGTGAGCGCGACCAGATCCTCTCAAGGCGAAGTCTTCTGAGTACCTGTGACCGAAACTTGCATGATGAGGTGTTGCGGGTTCTGGCCCCCGATCAGAAACGCTGA
- a CDS encoding 3-hydroxyacyl-ACP dehydratase FabZ family protein yields MPPVAFITPSEIDLTQVVADQEQIRRFNPQRFEMEQLSAIVQIDTEQNLIVGYKDITDDEFWCRGHIPGFPLMPGVLICEVAAQLCSYFCQAVQLVPDGFLGFGGMEDVRFRGQVRPGDRLVIVGKAQRLHRRQTIFDTQGFVDDAMVYHGRIIGVPIVSPTSARTAGQNGS; encoded by the coding sequence ATGCCACCTGTCGCTTTCATCACGCCCAGCGAAATCGATCTGACCCAAGTCGTCGCCGATCAGGAACAAATCCGTCGCTTCAACCCTCAGCGGTTCGAGATGGAGCAACTCTCGGCGATCGTTCAGATCGATACCGAGCAAAACCTGATCGTCGGCTACAAGGACATCACGGACGATGAGTTCTGGTGCCGGGGGCATATTCCCGGCTTCCCACTCATGCCGGGGGTCCTCATCTGCGAGGTCGCCGCGCAGCTTTGCAGCTACTTCTGCCAGGCGGTGCAACTGGTCCCCGACGGCTTCCTCGGCTTCGGCGGCATGGAGGACGTTCGCTTCCGGGGTCAGGTCCGCCCCGGAGATCGACTGGTGATTGTCGGCAAGGCTCAGCGACTCCATCGCCGCCAAACCATCTTCGATACGCAAGGGTTCGTCGACGACGCCATGGTCTACCACGGCCGGATCATCGGTGTCCCGATCGTCTCCCCAACCAGCGCCCGAACTGCTGGCCAGAACGGCTCCTGA